DNA from Propionispora vibrioides:
TGCCTATTATAAATACGGCGCTAGCTTCAGCAGTGAACCATCTGTCGATATGGACTTTGATCCACCGGTTTTTGATTTTTTCACCGTAATTGACGCACAGAAAATCCCTGCTTGGGCTTAAGCAACCACTGATTAATTCACACTGCGCGTCCTGACGGAGTTTTTTCCGTCTGACTGCGTCAGCAAAACCTTGAAATAGCTGCACTATTCCTGCGTTCTTGCTTCCTTGCCAGACAAAAAGATCTCTCGCCAGGCCGACAGGCTCATTTAATCAATGGTTGCTTAACAAACACAAAAAAAGAAAGGGCTGGCCCGGAATTGAAAATAAAACAGCGGATTTCTTTTTATCGTTGCTGGCTACGGATTAAAATAGGCGCACTGCTGCAAATTACCTTATCGTACATACTGGTACGCTGGCTGTTCAGAGGCGGCCGGTTACAAATAAATAACAGCACCGGCGAAGCGTTACAACCGCCGTTTCTCGTACTAGGCAATCATACTTCCAATATCGATCCGGCTTTGGTTCAGTTTATCCTGGCCCCTCAGCCCTGCTATTTTCTAACCACAAATTTTTACTTTCGCCATCCTCTTTGGGGAAAACTGCTACGACTGGCCGGGGCTATCCCCAAAGTCCAATTTCTGCCTGACCTGCGCGCAGCTCACAGGGCTCTGGCTTTATTAAATCAGGATAAAATAGTCGGCATATTTCCCGAGGGCCGCCGCTCCATTGACGGCAGTTGCGGCGACATCCCCTACAGCATTGCCCGTTTTATCCAAAAAGCCAATGTTCCCGTCCTTACCGTCAAGACACAGGGAGGATATTTTGTCTGGCCCCGCTGGTCTTCTTCCTGGCACCCGGGTCAGGTAGAAGTGACAATCAACCAACTTCTGACCGGCCAGGAAGCCGCCACTCTCCCGCTCGAGCAACTTCATGCAAAAGTTCGTGAGGCGCTATCCTATAATGATTACGACTGGAACCGTCAAGCTGGCCATGACTATAGCCATCACCGCGCCGCCGAACGGCTGGACTTGATTCTGCATCAATGTCCCCGTTGCCTGCGTGAACGAAGCATGAACAGCCAGCAAAACAGACTGTATTGCCAAGCCTGCGGCAATGCGGCGGTGCTCGACAGGTATGGCTTCTTACAGCCTGCCGACGCTCAATGTATTACCTTTGCTACACCTGTCCAATGGTCAGCCTGGCAGCGGCAGCAAATGCTCTCGTTCCTAAAAAATAAAAACTTCCGCCTGCGGTTGCCGGTAAAGGAAATCCGGGTTGCTGATCCGTTATACGGTCCCTATCGCCGTTGCGGCAACAGCGGTCAGGTAAACCTTTACCAGGAAGGTCTCTATTTTCACGGAAAGATTGACGGGCAAATGAAGGATTTGTTTTTTCCTATTGAACGGCTGCCTACCGTATCCACCGAATTCAATTACGATTTCGAGGTTTGCGACACCCATAATGCCTGGTGGATTTTTCTGGAAGAACGGCAACAAACAATTCGCCTGGAAAACGCCATAGCTTTATTGCACCAAGTAAGGTCATCAAGGTAAGGGTACATTCCCATTAGGGAACCACTGATTTATTCACACCGCGCAGCCTGGTGGATCTTTTTCCGTCTGGCTGCGTCAGCAAAACCTTGAAATAGGGGCCGCTATTCCTGCGGTTTTACTTCCTTGCCAGCCAAAAAAATCTCTCGCCAGGCTGGCAGGCTCATTAAATCAGCGGTTCCCTTAGAATAATTAAAAAGTTCAAATGTGGAGGTGTCCAGTATGACAGTCACGCCCAAAAAGCTTTTATTTGCCATTTCCGATACCGGTGGCGGCCATCGCAGCGCGGCTATGGCCATCAGTGCCGCGATTGCAGCCAGGGCAGGTTCAGGCATAGATTGTCGCACTATCGACTTTCTGCGGGCAACAAAGCTGCCTGGTTTGAGCAAGGCACCGGAAATTTACGACTATTGCTCCAAAGAACACGTATGGCTTAATAACTTACTTTTTAGAAAAACAAATACCCCTTCCCGGATTACCACCCTGACCAACATTGTCTATCATCAATCCCACCGGCATATTGAAAACGAATTGAGTATCGCGCAACCCGACGCAGTCATTGCAGTCCATCCGCTGGTTATCGGCCTTTTGGCTGCCGCCCGCCAAAAGCTGCAAGCTAGCTGGCCTATTATAGCAGTGGTTACCGACCTGATAACCATCCACGCCGCCTGGGCCTCACCCGGTGCCGATCTTTATTTGGTTCCCACGCCGGAAGCCGCCCGCTTGCTGACAAAATATAAAATACCGCCGCAACGCATCTTTCAGGCCGGTTTTCCCGTTCATCCTAAATTTTTGCAAAATAAACTTTCCAAGGTGCAGGCCCGCCAAAAGTTAGGACTACACCCCGATTGTTTCACCATTATGCTGACAGGAGGTGGTGTCGGCGCCGGCAGCATGGAAGAATGGGTTCAAATGCTGCAAAACCGGTGCGCCGGCAAACAACTTCTGGTGATTACCGGTAATAACAAAAAATTATACCAGACACTGCACCAGCGTCAAGCCACTCCTCTGCTCCACCTATACGGCTTCGTTCAGAATATGGAACTCATGATGGCTGCCAGTGACCTCATTATCACCAAGGCCGGTCCGGGAACCATTCTGGAAGGTATTGCCATGAGTCGTCCGCTGATCATCACCGGAGCGATCGGCATCCAGGAGACAGGCAACATTGATTATGTCCGCCGTCACCGGTTTGGCTATTACTGTCCCACACCAGCCCAAGCCTGCAAAACCATCAACGAGATAGACGCCGGTCTTGATCTTAATTCCCTGAATCCAGCCCTTCCCAATACAACCATTGTTGATGGGTCGGCGATGATTGCAGATATTATCCTCCAACAAGTTGGCTGGACTTATGCCCACCTGCTCGGTGGCGCCTCTTAAAAAAGCTTTCTGTAGGCCGTTTTCAAAGCAATCAGACAAAACAAATCCAACGTGCAACCTGCCGGACAAATTCGGCTCAGACTAAAACCGCTTAAACCATCTTGCTTAAGCGGTTTTAGCCATCCACTACAGGATTGCCGTTTATCCTGCGTACCGTAGACCGTTTTTGTCATATTGGAACGACAGACCTTCCGGGTTATTACGATACATTAATACAAATTAACATTTTTTTAACAAAAACATCCTAGTTTTCAGGATAAATATTCGCTATATTGTAAGAATACATAGTTCATGATAACAGGAGGGTTTGCATTGAGAGAAACCATTACGGTCAACCGGATTATTTTGTGTTCTTTTATAAACAGGGAAGTCGCTCAACAAGTTTCGGCCTATACGCTCACCGAGCAAGACAATGCCCAAATCAGCGAATTACTGACCAAATATTGCAGCGGCACCCATGCCTGCCAAAGCCCTGATTGTCAGTTTATCATTGGCCCCACGGGAAAAAATTACTCCAAAACACTGGAAAGCATCTATCAATACTGGAAAGACCCGGCCCTGGTAGAACCGGATAAAAGATAATTATCCCAATGAATAACCCCGGAGTTATGGCACTCCGGGGTCTGCTTTTTTTTATGGTTTTAACAGCACCAGCTTATCGGCGTCCCGGACAAGGACTTGAATGCGCTGCAGTTCCTCGGAGGTGAGGCGCTGATAATCCAGATCCCGGATGATAAAGTAGGACCGCCCCTCCTGGCGAATCCTCGTTCCCACTTCCTCTTTATCTATTTCCTGGCCATACAAGCCGGAATAAAAGGTAAAGCCGGGATGCAAAATTTTCATAATGTAAACAGACGAACGTCCATCATAAACCTGAGAAAATTGAGCCGCCAAATCCTTCGAGGAAAAGTACGGAGCGGCAGCCGGCAGCAGGCTGGTCATTAATATAGCTACAAACAGCAGCATACCGCCAACCTGGACGGCAAAAGAAGCGTATATGCGGCGGTACCAAAGAAAATAAACAGCTACGCCACACACCGTCGCTAACAAGGCGGCCACCAACACCGCACCAGTTTCCATTACCGGCAGCAGGCGTCCGCCGGTTACAACCGTCACAATCAGCAGCGCACAGAGCACCACCAGCAAACCTATCCAGCCCCAGCTCCGTTCCTGGCGCCACAGCCGGCCGACCAAATCGTCAATATACCAACCGGCCAGCAGGGCCGCCGGCGGAAACATCGGCAGAATGTACGACACCAGCTTGGTCTGGGAGATGCTGAAAAAGGCAAATATGAACAAGGTCCAAATAACCAAAAACAATAAAATTCGTCGTGTCTCTCGTTCATTGTGCCACAACGCCCGGTAAACAGCCTGGGGGAACACGGCGACCCAGGGGAAAAAGCCGGCCACAAATACCGGAATATAGTAATACCACAGTGCTCCTTCCGGATGTTCCGGTGATGTAAATCGCGTCAGATTGTGAAACCCCAGGAAGGTGTCAATAAAAATCTGACCATGGATTTGATACATGCTCCAGTACCAAGGCAAAGCAATCACTAAAAACAAAGCGGTCCCCGACAAAAGTCGCATTTCTTTCAGTACCGAAAACTTACGGGTAAACAAGAGGTATAAACAAATAATAGCGCCGGGAAACAGAAAACCGACCGGCCCTTTCGTCAGCGTTGCCAGCGCGGCAAACACATAAAGAAAATAATATCGTTTTTCAATAAAACCAAGCAGGGAAAGGGTTAGGCAAAGCGTCAGCGTAATATCGGTTACCGCCGCCTTGCCCAAATACCAAAATTCAATACCTGTGGCAAGAATAAATGCGCTGGTCAGCCCCGCCCGCTCACCCAACAAGCGGCGGCCGGCCGCATACACGGCCAGAATACAGCCCAGCGCCAATAGCGCCGAAGGAAATCGGGCGGCAAATTCGTTAATGCCAAACACTTTAAAGGAAGCCGCCACCAGCCAGTAGTACATCGGCGGCTTATCATACCAATATTCTCCGTAAATCCGGGGAGAAACAAAGTCCCCGTACACAAGCATCTCCCGCGGCGTTTCCGCATAGACCGGTTCATCGGGATCCAATAAGGGGGTAACGCCTAAATTAAAAAACAAAATAGTAGAACTAATAATAATGAGCAGCAGCAGACCGCTTAGGTTGCGCAACCGTGTTCAACTCCTGTCAGGGAAGCATATGTTCTGGCCAACCCATCCCTGAGCAGGGTTTGGGGACTCCAGTGCAAATTTTCGACCGCCTTTTCATTACAGAGTGAAGAACGGTAAATATCGCCTTCCCTCACACTTTTATACTGCTTCTCAACAGTTTTACCGGATATTACTGCCAGTTCCTCGACCAGCAAATTAACACTGCTTTCGGTTTGGGTACCAATGTTGTATATTGAATTTTTAGCAGTTGTTCCCAGCGCCAGCCAGTTGGCTGCCGCCACGTCTCCGGCATAAACGAAATCGCGCGTCTGACCGCCGTCGCCAAATATGGTAACAGGCCGGCCACCACATATGTTGCGGACAAAAATGCTGATTACCCCGCCTTCACCAAAATCTCCCTGCCGCTCGCCATACACATTGGCATAGCGCAACACCACATACTCTAAGCCGTATAGCTCTTGATAAAGCGCCAAATACCGCTCCACCGCCCATTTGCTTAAACCGTAGAAAGATGCCGGCTGCAAGGCGGTTTCCTCCCGCACCGGCACAGCGGCAGTATTGCCATAAACGGCAGCCGTCGAAGAGAAAACCACGCGCTTGACACCGGTCTTACGAGCGGCCTCCAATATTTGCAGCGTACCGGCTATATTTACATCACTGTCATAGACAGGGTTTTCCAGAGATTTAGGAACCATGGTCTGCGCTGCCAAATGAACGATAGCATCAAACCGCTCACTTTCGAACAGTTGCAGAATTTCCGGATTGCGGATATCCATCTGTACGAAAGCTGCCGCCTGATTCAAATTATTTACCGAGCCGGTCGATAAATTATCCGCCACGGTTACTCGACAGCCTTGCCTGATTAATTTATTTACAACATGAGAACCGATAAAGCCGGCGCCCCCTGTTACCAGCACCTTCATATTTTCACCCCTTTACTTAAATCAGAAAGTCCTATTTTATCTGGCTTGCCAAGAAGTTGCGGCCAAACACCTTTACGGTAAAATACAGGCCAATAACAAACGGAATATATTCGACAATCATACGCCATACCACCGCGGTGATGCCGACAGTGCCGGAAGGAAGAAATTCGCTGAACAACACGATAAAACCGCCTTCGGCAATCCCCGAACCGCCCGGTGTCGGCGCAAAATACAATAAAAGATTAAGCAGCACCATCCGCCCCATCACACGGACCAGATCAGGGTCTACTCCCATCCCCATAAAGAGTACAGGAACAACACTGTATAAGGAAAGCAGGCTGGCCGCCGACTCCAGAAATACCCGCACCATACTGACTGGAGCCGAAGACAGCATTAATATGGCTCCCCGCACGTCGCGGTATACCGAAAAAATACGGCGGCGCCTGGTATAATGCAACCGTTT
Protein-coding regions in this window:
- a CDS encoding MGDG synthase family glycosyltransferase translates to MTVTPKKLLFAISDTGGGHRSAAMAISAAIAARAGSGIDCRTIDFLRATKLPGLSKAPEIYDYCSKEHVWLNNLLFRKTNTPSRITTLTNIVYHQSHRHIENELSIAQPDAVIAVHPLVIGLLAAARQKLQASWPIIAVVTDLITIHAAWASPGADLYLVPTPEAARLLTKYKIPPQRIFQAGFPVHPKFLQNKLSKVQARQKLGLHPDCFTIMLTGGGVGAGSMEEWVQMLQNRCAGKQLLVITGNNKKLYQTLHQRQATPLLHLYGFVQNMELMMAASDLIITKAGPGTILEGIAMSRPLIITGAIGIQETGNIDYVRRHRFGYYCPTPAQACKTINEIDAGLDLNSLNPALPNTTIVDGSAMIADIILQQVGWTYAHLLGGAS
- a CDS encoding ArnT family glycosyltransferase; protein product: MRNLSGLLLLIIISSTILFFNLGVTPLLDPDEPVYAETPREMLVYGDFVSPRIYGEYWYDKPPMYYWLVAASFKVFGINEFAARFPSALLALGCILAVYAAGRRLLGERAGLTSAFILATGIEFWYLGKAAVTDITLTLCLTLSLLGFIEKRYYFLYVFAALATLTKGPVGFLFPGAIICLYLLFTRKFSVLKEMRLLSGTALFLVIALPWYWSMYQIHGQIFIDTFLGFHNLTRFTSPEHPEGALWYYYIPVFVAGFFPWVAVFPQAVYRALWHNERETRRILLFLVIWTLFIFAFFSISQTKLVSYILPMFPPAALLAGWYIDDLVGRLWRQERSWGWIGLLVVLCALLIVTVVTGGRLLPVMETGAVLVAALLATVCGVAVYFLWYRRIYASFAVQVGGMLLFVAILMTSLLPAAAPYFSSKDLAAQFSQVYDGRSSVYIMKILHPGFTFYSGLYGQEIDKEEVGTRIRQEGRSYFIIRDLDYQRLTSEELQRIQVLVRDADKLVLLKP
- a CDS encoding lysophospholipid acyltransferase family protein, translating into MKIKQRISFYRCWLRIKIGALLQITLSYILVRWLFRGGRLQINNSTGEALQPPFLVLGNHTSNIDPALVQFILAPQPCYFLTTNFYFRHPLWGKLLRLAGAIPKVQFLPDLRAAHRALALLNQDKIVGIFPEGRRSIDGSCGDIPYSIARFIQKANVPVLTVKTQGGYFVWPRWSSSWHPGQVEVTINQLLTGQEAATLPLEQLHAKVREALSYNDYDWNRQAGHDYSHHRAAERLDLILHQCPRCLRERSMNSQQNRLYCQACGNAAVLDRYGFLQPADAQCITFATPVQWSAWQRQQMLSFLKNKNFRLRLPVKEIRVADPLYGPYRRCGNSGQVNLYQEGLYFHGKIDGQMKDLFFPIERLPTVSTEFNYDFEVCDTHNAWWIFLEERQQTIRLENAIALLHQVRSSR
- a CDS encoding NAD-dependent epimerase/dehydratase family protein — protein: MKVLVTGGAGFIGSHVVNKLIRQGCRVTVADNLSTGSVNNLNQAAAFVQMDIRNPEILQLFESERFDAIVHLAAQTMVPKSLENPVYDSDVNIAGTLQILEAARKTGVKRVVFSSTAAVYGNTAAVPVREETALQPASFYGLSKWAVERYLALYQELYGLEYVVLRYANVYGERQGDFGEGGVISIFVRNICGGRPVTIFGDGGQTRDFVYAGDVAAANWLALGTTAKNSIYNIGTQTESSVNLLVEELAVISGKTVEKQYKSVREGDIYRSSLCNEKAVENLHWSPQTLLRDGLARTYASLTGVEHGCAT